The DNA region CTGACGACGATGCGAGGTTCAGGCATGGGTTTCCCCTTAAAAATCTGCAGAGGCTGATTTCATACAACACCATTCATAAGCCCTTTTTCCGGCTCTTTTCCGGCCTCCCGGCACGCCCTCATATAGTCCGCTCGCAGCGCAGCAGCCAGCTCGCCAAAAGCACCGGGGAGCGCTCTGGCAAAGGGGAGGATAATCCGCAAACCTTCGGCGAAGGCATCGCAAGCCTCCTGTGCCCGCCCCAGGCCCAGAAGGACACTACCATGTGCACCCAGGCTCCTGGCCAGGTCCGGAAGAAAAGCCTGGGGATTGACTTCCGCAAGCACACGGTAAATCCCCAAAGCTTCCTCCGTAGCCTTCAGCCCCTCCTCTAAACGACCAAGATCGGAAAGTCTGTTGCCCAGATTGTTGAGACTTCTGGCCAGGT from Anaerolineae bacterium includes:
- a CDS encoding tetratricopeptide repeat protein gives rise to the protein LARSLNNLGNRLSDLGRLEEGLKATEEALGIYRVLAEVNPQAFLPDLARSLGAHGSVLLGLGRAQEACDAFAEGLRIILPFARALPGAFGELAAALRADYMRACREAGKEPEKGLMNGVV